A genomic segment from Helicobacter sp. NHP19-012 encodes:
- the eno gene encoding phosphopyruvate hydratase: MKIESVKAYEVLDSRGNPTLKAQVELSGGFLGHAIVPSGASTGKKEALELRDKEPGRFLGKGVLKACNFVNQEIQEALVGQCPYNQAKIDQLSQNLDGTPNYSHLGANAVLSVSMALARAAARSLNLPLYAYLGGLNASLLPAPMLNIINGGAHANNRLDFQEYMIMPLGFESFKEALRASVEVYHTLKAMLADAKQPTSVGDEGGFAPDFKDNTEPLEWILKAIEKAGYKPGEQIALALDIASSELLNINGNYVLAGENKELEASALIEYYANLVEKYPIVSIEDALGEEDYSGWAEITQKLGDKVQLVGDDLFVTNATLLKEGIDKHLANAILIKPNQIGSLTQTMQTMHLAQKSGYACVMSHRSGESEDSFIADFSVALNTGQIKTGAPTRGERTAKYNRLLEIEMATNAPYAGPTLFK; the protein is encoded by the coding sequence ATGAAGATCGAATCGGTAAAGGCTTATGAGGTGTTGGATAGTCGGGGCAACCCCACGCTCAAGGCGCAAGTAGAGCTTAGTGGGGGCTTTTTGGGACACGCCATTGTGCCAAGCGGGGCAAGCACGGGTAAAAAAGAAGCCCTAGAGCTTAGGGATAAAGAGCCGGGGCGATTTTTAGGCAAGGGGGTTTTAAAGGCGTGCAACTTTGTCAATCAAGAAATTCAAGAAGCCCTTGTGGGGCAATGCCCCTATAACCAAGCCAAGATAGATCAACTCTCGCAAAATTTAGACGGCACGCCTAATTACAGCCATTTAGGGGCGAATGCGGTGCTTAGTGTGTCTATGGCATTAGCAAGGGCGGCAGCACGCTCTTTAAACCTGCCCCTTTATGCCTACTTAGGTGGGCTAAATGCTAGCTTATTACCCGCTCCCATGCTAAATATCATCAATGGCGGAGCGCATGCCAATAACCGCCTAGACTTTCAAGAGTATATGATTATGCCCCTAGGCTTTGAGAGCTTTAAAGAAGCACTCAGGGCAAGCGTAGAGGTTTATCACACGCTAAAAGCCATGCTTGCCGATGCCAAGCAACCTACCAGCGTGGGCGATGAGGGCGGGTTTGCCCCCGATTTTAAGGACAACACCGAGCCTTTAGAGTGGATATTAAAAGCCATTGAAAAGGCGGGGTATAAGCCGGGCGAACAAATTGCCCTAGCTTTAGACATTGCCAGTAGCGAGCTGTTAAACATTAATGGTAACTATGTGCTAGCCGGGGAGAATAAAGAGCTAGAAGCTAGCGCACTCATTGAGTATTATGCAAACCTTGTAGAAAAATACCCCATTGTATCTATTGAGGACGCTTTGGGTGAGGAGGATTACAGCGGTTGGGCTGAAATCACGCAAAAGTTGGGCGATAAGGTGCAGTTAGTTGGTGATGATTTATTTGTCACCAATGCGACACTTTTAAAAGAGGGTATAGACAAGCATTTAGCTAACGCCATTTTAATCAAGCCTAACCAAATTGGTAGTTTGACACAGACCATGCAAACCATGCACCTAGCACAAAAGTCGGGCTATGCTTGCGTGATGAGTCATAGGAGCGGAGAGAGTGAGGATAGCTTTATTGCCGACTTTAGTGTAGCGCTCAATACAGGGCAGATTAAAACGGGCGCGCCTACAAGGGGGGAGCGCACCGCTAAATACAACCGCTTACTAGAAATTGAAATGGCGACTAACGCCCCCTATGCTGGACCCACTCTCTTTAAATAA
- a CDS encoding shikimate kinase, protein MLDPLSLNNKIWLIGFMGCGKSTLGACLAKVLGYRFLDTDLQIATQENLSIERIFKEKGEAYFRQLERALVANLEQVPSPLVIATGGGLPLYTPLKGTIIYLALDFESLYTRLFNDPNPRPLFKDKEGLHALYTQRSPLYAKMATLKLDANATPQDLTLQLVTLLRTKSPSN, encoded by the coding sequence ATGCTGGACCCACTCTCTTTAAATAATAAAATTTGGCTCATCGGCTTTATGGGCTGTGGCAAAAGCACCTTAGGGGCTTGTCTAGCTAAGGTGTTGGGTTATCGCTTTTTAGACACGGATTTACAAATCGCCACACAAGAGAATTTGAGCATTGAGCGGATTTTTAAAGAAAAGGGGGAGGCGTATTTTAGGCAGCTAGAAAGGGCTTTAGTGGCAAATTTAGAGCAAGTGCCAAGCCCCTTAGTCATCGCCACAGGGGGCGGACTGCCTCTTTACACCCCCTTAAAAGGCACAATCATTTATCTGGCCCTAGACTTTGAAAGCCTATACACAAGGCTTTTCAACGATCCAAACCCCCGCCCGCTCTTTAAAGATAAAGAGGGTTTGCACGCCCTTTACACCCAAAGAAGCCCGCTTTATGCAAAAATGGCGACTTTAAAGCTAGATGCTAATGCCACACCCCAAGATTTAACATTACAGCTTGTAACACTCTTAAGAACCAAATCCCCTAGTAACTAG
- the pta gene encoding phosphate acetyltransferase: MAKGILVVAPRALKAPALEFLQTLLKHHQHSVAIFEPMEQLGGACLELCAENKEAFFTKLLSLYTALGDAHDYILVGDLSPLQAFYPYAHVDLARHLNLIVVQALEDLKEAKLATHTWQQAGLLCPLFLAKGKVSPEILDLNTPPEQAKESYQALEKATPTCLSPLAFQHQILERAKGDVKTIVLPESGDVRILRAAHAILQLKAAKLILLGEKDKVHKDAEALGLDLQNTLILDPSTSAYLDTFANTLYELRKNKGLSLEEAQKLVKTPTYFGTMLVYLGHADGMVSGATHTTADTVRPALQIIKLAPGNNLVSSVFFMCLDTKVYVFGDCAINPNPNSAELAQIALASAKTAKAFGFEPKVAMLSYSTATSGKGPDVDKVSKAVQIAKELDATLALDGPLQFDASVDVATGSKKMPGSLVAGHANTFIFPDLDAGNITYKAVQRCANTLAIGPVLQGLKKPVNDLSRGCLVEDVINTIIITAIQAQGL; this comes from the coding sequence ATGGCAAAAGGTATTCTGGTCGTAGCTCCACGGGCTTTAAAAGCCCCAGCCCTAGAGTTTTTACAAACCCTTTTAAAACACCATCAACACAGCGTGGCTATTTTTGAGCCTATGGAGCAACTAGGCGGCGCATGCCTAGAATTGTGCGCTGAGAACAAGGAAGCGTTTTTCACCAAACTTTTAAGCCTTTATACCGCCTTAGGCGACGCACACGATTATATTTTAGTGGGCGATCTAAGCCCCTTGCAAGCCTTTTATCCCTACGCACATGTGGATTTGGCAAGACATTTAAATTTAATCGTGGTGCAAGCCCTAGAAGATCTAAAAGAAGCTAAACTTGCCACCCACACATGGCAACAAGCCGGGCTACTCTGCCCCCTATTCCTTGCCAAAGGCAAGGTAAGCCCAGAAATCCTAGATTTAAACACGCCCCCCGAGCAAGCTAAAGAAAGTTACCAAGCCCTTGAAAAGGCGACCCCCACTTGTTTAAGCCCCCTAGCGTTTCAGCACCAAATTTTAGAGCGGGCTAAGGGCGATGTGAAAACGATCGTCCTGCCTGAGAGTGGGGATGTGCGGATTTTAAGGGCAGCGCACGCGATTTTGCAATTAAAGGCGGCAAAGTTAATTCTGCTTGGGGAAAAGGACAAAGTGCATAAGGATGCTGAGGCTTTAGGGCTTGATTTGCAAAACACTTTGATTTTAGACCCTAGCACTTCTGCCTATTTGGACACCTTTGCTAACACGCTTTACGAGCTACGCAAAAATAAGGGCTTAAGTCTAGAAGAGGCGCAAAAGCTTGTCAAAACCCCCACTTACTTTGGCACAATGCTTGTCTATCTCGGGCATGCCGATGGCATGGTTTCGGGCGCAACACACACCACCGCCGACACCGTGCGCCCGGCTTTGCAAATCATTAAACTTGCCCCGGGTAATAATTTAGTTTCTAGCGTGTTTTTCATGTGTTTAGACACTAAAGTGTATGTCTTTGGCGATTGTGCAATCAACCCTAACCCCAACAGCGCTGAACTCGCCCAAATCGCCCTAGCTTCTGCCAAAACTGCTAAAGCCTTTGGCTTTGAACCTAAAGTCGCCATGCTCTCTTACTCCACAGCCACTTCGGGCAAGGGTCCTGATGTGGATAAAGTTTCTAAAGCCGTGCAGATTGCTAAAGAGCTGGACGCCACTTTAGCCCTAGATGGACCGCTACAATTTGATGCAAGCGTGGATGTGGCTACGGGCTCTAAGAAAATGCCCGGTAGCCTTGTAGCCGGGCATGCAAATACCTTCATCTTCCCCGATTTGGATGCAGGCAATATCACCTATAAAGCCGTGCAGCGCTGCGCCAACACCCTAGCCATAGGTCCCGTGTTGCAAGGGCTTAAAAAGCCGGTCAATGATTTGAGTCGGGGCTGTTTAGTTGAAGATGTGATCAACACAATCATCATCACCGCCATTCAGGCGCAGGGGCTGTAA